In the genome of Pseudopipra pipra isolate bDixPip1 chromosome 4, bDixPip1.hap1, whole genome shotgun sequence, one region contains:
- the PCDH18 gene encoding protocadherin-18 isoform X2, whose product MHRIGGKMHFLFIFALMIISFNKAVLGKNLKYRIYEEQRVGSVIARLSEDVADVLLKMPNPSSVRFRAMQRGNSPLLVVREDNGEISIGAKIDREQLCQKNLNCSIEFDVITLPTEHLQLFHVEVEVLDINDNSPQFSRALIPIEISESAAVGTRIPLDSAFDPDVGDNSLHTYSLSANDFFSIEVRTRTDGAKYAELIVVRELDRELKSSYELQLTASDKGVPQKSGSSLLKISISDSNDNSPVFEQQSYTIQLLENSPIGTLLIDLNATDPDEGANGKVVYSFSSHVSAKIIETFKIDSEKGHLTLLKQVDYEVTKSYEIDVQAQDMGPNSIPAHCKIIIKVVDVNDNRPEINLNLMSTEREEIAYISEGSPLDTFVALVRVQDKDSGVNGEIVCKLHGHGHFKLQKTYENNYLILTNATLDREKRSEYSLTVIAEDKGTPSLSTVKHFTVQISDENDNPPRFQTNRYEVVILENNSPGAYITSVTATDPDLGDNGQVTYTILENSILGSSITTYVTIDPSNGAIYALRTFDHEEVNQIAFVVQARDGGSQQLASNTTVVLTIIDENDNAPVIVGPVLHNSTAEISIPKDAGIGFLVTRIRATDRDSGMNSELSCSIAADKKNSIFVMDPQTCDISINVSVESVPAKQWEFLVIVQDKGSPQLSTKALLKCTVFEHVYSFSSTEATLVSQPSLDISMITIISLGSICAVLLVIMVIFATRCNREKKDTRSYNCRVAESTYQHHPKRPSRQIHKGDITLVPTVNGTLPIRSHHRASPSSSPTLERGQMSSRQSHHSHQSLNSLVTISSNHVPENFSLELTHATPAVEVSQLLSMLHQGQYQPRPSFRGNKYSRSYRYALQDMDKFSLKDSGRGDSEAGDSDYDLGRESPIDRLLGEGFSDLFLTDGRIPAAMRLCTEECRVLGHSDQCWMPPLPSPSSDYRSNMFIPGEEFQSPQQHLQQQQHQGLEDDAQAADAGEKKKSFSTFGKDCKSEEESGDTCTSSLLSEMSSVFQRLLPPSLDAYTECDEMDRSNSLERRKGHLPAKTVNYPPAVAAWAASTHFQNPANNGPTLGTHSGAQPSSKWLPAMEEIPENYEEDDFDNVLNHLSDGKHELMDASELVAEINKLLQDVRQN is encoded by the exons ATGCACCGAATCGGCGGTAAAATGCACTTTCTGTTCATTTTTGCACTGATGATAATATCTTTCAAtaaggctgtgctgggcaagaATTTGAAATACAGGATTTATGAGGAGCAGAGGGTTGGATCAGTAATTGCAAGACTATCGGAGGATGTTGCtgatgttttattaaaaatgcctAACCCTTCCTCGGTTCGTTTTCGAGCCATGCAGAGGGGGAATTCTCCCTTGCTTGTAGTCCGCGAGGATAATGGAGAAATCAGCATAGGAGCTAAAATTGATCGGGAACAACTGTGCCAGAAAAACTTAAACTGCTCCATAGAGTTTGATGTGATCACTCTGCCCACTGAACATCTGCAGCTTTTCCATGTTGAAGTTGAAGTGCTGGATATTAATGACAACTCTCCCCAGTTTTCCAGAGCTCTTATCCCTATCGAGATATCAGAGAGTGCAGCTGTAGGAACCCGGATCCCTTTGGACAGTGCTTTTGATCCAGATGTGGGAGACAACTCCCTTCACACTTATTCCCTTTCTGCGAATGATTTTTTTAGCATTGAGGTGAGAACCAGGACTGATGGTGCTAAATATGCAGAGCTGATTGTGGTTAGAGAGCTGGACCGTGAGTTGAAGTCGAGTTACGAACTCCAGCTCACTGCCTCTGATAAAGGGGTGCCTCAGAAGTCTGGATCGTCCCTCCTGAAAATCAGCATTTCTGATTCCAATGACAACAGCCCTGTTTTTGAGCAACAGTCATATACAATCCAGCTCTTGGAAAACTCACCCATTGGGACTTTGCTGATAGACCTCAATGCTACTGATCCAGATGAGGGCGCCAATGGGAAAGTTGTGTACTCCTTTAGCAGTCACGTGTCTGCCAAAATTATAGAGACTTTTAAGATAGATTCCGAAAAAGGTCATCTGACCCTGCTGAAGCAAGTGGACTATGAAGTAACCAAATCCTATGAAATTGATGTTCAGGCTCAGGATATGGGGCCAAATTCTATTCCGGCTCACtgcaaaattataattaaagTTGTGGACGTGAATGACAATAGACCAGAAATTAACTTAAACCTGATGTccacagagagagaagagataGCTTACATTTCTGAAGGGTCACCCTTGGACACCTTTGTTGCCCTAGTCAGAGTGCAAGACAAGGACTCTGGTGTGAATGGAGAGATAGTTTGTAAGCTCCATGGGCATGGCCACTTTAAACTTCAAAAGACTTATGAAAATAACTATTTAATCTTGACTAATGCCACTCTGGATAGGGAAAAGAGATCTGAATACAGCTTGACTGTAATAGCGGAGGACAAGGGAACGCCAAGTCTCTCCACAGTGAAACACTTTACTGTCCAAATCAGTGATGAAAATGACAACCCACCCCGCTTCCAGACAAACAGATATGAAGTTGTTATCTTGGAAAATAACTCTCCAGGAGCATACATCACATCAGTCACAGCCACAGACCCAGATCTAGGCGACAATGGGCAGGTGACGTACACTATTTTGGAGAACTCTATTTTGGGGAGTTCCATAACCACCTACGTGACCATCGATCCCTCCAACGGGGCGATCTATGCCCTGCGAACCTTTGATCACGAGGAAGTAAACCAAATTGCCTTTGTGGTTCAAGCTAGGGATGGAGGGAGCCAGCAGCTTGCTAGCAATACCACTGTTGTGCTAACCATCATTGATGAAAATGACAACGCTCCTGTCATTGTGGGGCCAGTGCTACAcaacagcacagcagagatCTCAATCCCTAAAGATGCTGGAATTGGCTTTCTTGTCACCAGGATAAGGGCTACGGATAGAGACTCTGGTATGAACTCTGAACTCAGCTGCTCCATAGCAGCTGACAAGAAAAACAGCATCTTCGTGATGGATCCCCAAACCTGTGACATCTCTATCAATGTGAGTGTTGAATCAGTTCCAGCAAAACAATGGGAGTTTTTAGTGATAGTCCAGGATaaaggcagccctcagcttaGTACTAAAGCCCTTCTGAAATGTACCGTTTTTGAGCACGTTTATTCATTTTCAAGCACAGAAGCAACTTTGGTAAGCCAACCCTCTCTGGACATCTCCATGATAACAATTATATCCCTAGGATCAATATGTGCCGTGTTGTTGGTCATTATGGTTATCTTTGCTACGAGATGCAATCGAGAGAAAAAGGACACCAGGTCTTACAACTGTCGCGTGGCGGAATCGACCTACCAGCACCACCCAAAACGGCCCTCAAGACAGATCCACAAAGGGGACATCACATTAGTGCCAACGGTTAATGGCACTTTACCCATCAGGTCTCACCACAGAGCTTCTCCATCGTCATCCCCGACCCTGGAGAGGGGACAAATGAGCAGCCGACAGAGCCACCACAGCCACCAATCGCTGAACAGCCTGGTGACCATCTCCTCTAACCACGTACCTGAAAACTTCTCGCTGGAGCTCACCCATGCCACGCCAGCTGTCGAG GTTTCTCAGCTTCTCTCGATGCTTCACCAGGGCCAATATCAGCCAAGGCCAAGTTTTCGAGGAAACAAGTATTCCAGAAGCTACAG ATATGCCCTACAAGATATGGATAAATTCAGCTTGAAAGACAGTGGCCGGGGTGATAGTGAAGCTGGAGACAGTGATTATGATTTGGGGAGAGAGTCTCCAATTGACAGACTTCTTGGGGAAGGATTCAGTGACCTTTTCCTTACAGATGGAAGAATTCCTGCAG CGATGCGGCTGTGCACAGAGGAGTGCAGGGTCCTGGGGCACTCTGACCAGTGCTGGATGCCACCActgccctctccctcctccgATTACAGAAGTAATATGTTCATCCCTGGGGAGGAGTTCCAGTCGCcccagcagcatctgcagcagcagcagcatcagggCCTCGAGGATGATGCCCAGGCTGCTGACGCCGGTGAGAAGAAGAAGAGCTTTTCAACATTTGGGAAGGACTGCAAGAGTGAGGAGGAGTCAGGGGACACCTGtacctcctccctcctctctgaAATGAGCAGCGTCTTCCAgcgcctgctgcctccctccctAGATGCCTACACGGAGTGCGATGAGATGGATCGCTCCAACTCGTTGGAGCGCAGGAAAGGACATTTGCCAGCCAAGACTGTAAATTATCCACCGGcagtggcagcctgggcagccaGCACACATTTCCAAAACCCTGCCAACAACGGGCCCACTCTGGGGACTCACTCGGGCGCGCAGCCTTCCTCCAAGTGGCTGCCAGCCATGGAGGAGATCCCGGAGAATTACGAGGAAGATGATTTTGACAACGTACTCAACCACCTCAGTGATGGCAAACACGAACTCATGGATGCCAGTGAGCTGGTGGCAGAAATTAACAAGCTGCTGCAAGATGTCCGGCAGAACTAA
- the PCDH18 gene encoding protocadherin-18 isoform X1 encodes MHRIGGKMHFLFIFALMIISFNKAVLGKNLKYRIYEEQRVGSVIARLSEDVADVLLKMPNPSSVRFRAMQRGNSPLLVVREDNGEISIGAKIDREQLCQKNLNCSIEFDVITLPTEHLQLFHVEVEVLDINDNSPQFSRALIPIEISESAAVGTRIPLDSAFDPDVGDNSLHTYSLSANDFFSIEVRTRTDGAKYAELIVVRELDRELKSSYELQLTASDKGVPQKSGSSLLKISISDSNDNSPVFEQQSYTIQLLENSPIGTLLIDLNATDPDEGANGKVVYSFSSHVSAKIIETFKIDSEKGHLTLLKQVDYEVTKSYEIDVQAQDMGPNSIPAHCKIIIKVVDVNDNRPEINLNLMSTEREEIAYISEGSPLDTFVALVRVQDKDSGVNGEIVCKLHGHGHFKLQKTYENNYLILTNATLDREKRSEYSLTVIAEDKGTPSLSTVKHFTVQISDENDNPPRFQTNRYEVVILENNSPGAYITSVTATDPDLGDNGQVTYTILENSILGSSITTYVTIDPSNGAIYALRTFDHEEVNQIAFVVQARDGGSQQLASNTTVVLTIIDENDNAPVIVGPVLHNSTAEISIPKDAGIGFLVTRIRATDRDSGMNSELSCSIAADKKNSIFVMDPQTCDISINVSVESVPAKQWEFLVIVQDKGSPQLSTKALLKCTVFEHVYSFSSTEATLVSQPSLDISMITIISLGSICAVLLVIMVIFATRCNREKKDTRSYNCRVAESTYQHHPKRPSRQIHKGDITLVPTVNGTLPIRSHHRASPSSSPTLERGQMSSRQSHHSHQSLNSLVTISSNHVPENFSLELTHATPAVEQVSQLLSMLHQGQYQPRPSFRGNKYSRSYRYALQDMDKFSLKDSGRGDSEAGDSDYDLGRESPIDRLLGEGFSDLFLTDGRIPAAMRLCTEECRVLGHSDQCWMPPLPSPSSDYRSNMFIPGEEFQSPQQHLQQQQHQGLEDDAQAADAGEKKKSFSTFGKDCKSEEESGDTCTSSLLSEMSSVFQRLLPPSLDAYTECDEMDRSNSLERRKGHLPAKTVNYPPAVAAWAASTHFQNPANNGPTLGTHSGAQPSSKWLPAMEEIPENYEEDDFDNVLNHLSDGKHELMDASELVAEINKLLQDVRQN; translated from the exons ATGCACCGAATCGGCGGTAAAATGCACTTTCTGTTCATTTTTGCACTGATGATAATATCTTTCAAtaaggctgtgctgggcaagaATTTGAAATACAGGATTTATGAGGAGCAGAGGGTTGGATCAGTAATTGCAAGACTATCGGAGGATGTTGCtgatgttttattaaaaatgcctAACCCTTCCTCGGTTCGTTTTCGAGCCATGCAGAGGGGGAATTCTCCCTTGCTTGTAGTCCGCGAGGATAATGGAGAAATCAGCATAGGAGCTAAAATTGATCGGGAACAACTGTGCCAGAAAAACTTAAACTGCTCCATAGAGTTTGATGTGATCACTCTGCCCACTGAACATCTGCAGCTTTTCCATGTTGAAGTTGAAGTGCTGGATATTAATGACAACTCTCCCCAGTTTTCCAGAGCTCTTATCCCTATCGAGATATCAGAGAGTGCAGCTGTAGGAACCCGGATCCCTTTGGACAGTGCTTTTGATCCAGATGTGGGAGACAACTCCCTTCACACTTATTCCCTTTCTGCGAATGATTTTTTTAGCATTGAGGTGAGAACCAGGACTGATGGTGCTAAATATGCAGAGCTGATTGTGGTTAGAGAGCTGGACCGTGAGTTGAAGTCGAGTTACGAACTCCAGCTCACTGCCTCTGATAAAGGGGTGCCTCAGAAGTCTGGATCGTCCCTCCTGAAAATCAGCATTTCTGATTCCAATGACAACAGCCCTGTTTTTGAGCAACAGTCATATACAATCCAGCTCTTGGAAAACTCACCCATTGGGACTTTGCTGATAGACCTCAATGCTACTGATCCAGATGAGGGCGCCAATGGGAAAGTTGTGTACTCCTTTAGCAGTCACGTGTCTGCCAAAATTATAGAGACTTTTAAGATAGATTCCGAAAAAGGTCATCTGACCCTGCTGAAGCAAGTGGACTATGAAGTAACCAAATCCTATGAAATTGATGTTCAGGCTCAGGATATGGGGCCAAATTCTATTCCGGCTCACtgcaaaattataattaaagTTGTGGACGTGAATGACAATAGACCAGAAATTAACTTAAACCTGATGTccacagagagagaagagataGCTTACATTTCTGAAGGGTCACCCTTGGACACCTTTGTTGCCCTAGTCAGAGTGCAAGACAAGGACTCTGGTGTGAATGGAGAGATAGTTTGTAAGCTCCATGGGCATGGCCACTTTAAACTTCAAAAGACTTATGAAAATAACTATTTAATCTTGACTAATGCCACTCTGGATAGGGAAAAGAGATCTGAATACAGCTTGACTGTAATAGCGGAGGACAAGGGAACGCCAAGTCTCTCCACAGTGAAACACTTTACTGTCCAAATCAGTGATGAAAATGACAACCCACCCCGCTTCCAGACAAACAGATATGAAGTTGTTATCTTGGAAAATAACTCTCCAGGAGCATACATCACATCAGTCACAGCCACAGACCCAGATCTAGGCGACAATGGGCAGGTGACGTACACTATTTTGGAGAACTCTATTTTGGGGAGTTCCATAACCACCTACGTGACCATCGATCCCTCCAACGGGGCGATCTATGCCCTGCGAACCTTTGATCACGAGGAAGTAAACCAAATTGCCTTTGTGGTTCAAGCTAGGGATGGAGGGAGCCAGCAGCTTGCTAGCAATACCACTGTTGTGCTAACCATCATTGATGAAAATGACAACGCTCCTGTCATTGTGGGGCCAGTGCTACAcaacagcacagcagagatCTCAATCCCTAAAGATGCTGGAATTGGCTTTCTTGTCACCAGGATAAGGGCTACGGATAGAGACTCTGGTATGAACTCTGAACTCAGCTGCTCCATAGCAGCTGACAAGAAAAACAGCATCTTCGTGATGGATCCCCAAACCTGTGACATCTCTATCAATGTGAGTGTTGAATCAGTTCCAGCAAAACAATGGGAGTTTTTAGTGATAGTCCAGGATaaaggcagccctcagcttaGTACTAAAGCCCTTCTGAAATGTACCGTTTTTGAGCACGTTTATTCATTTTCAAGCACAGAAGCAACTTTGGTAAGCCAACCCTCTCTGGACATCTCCATGATAACAATTATATCCCTAGGATCAATATGTGCCGTGTTGTTGGTCATTATGGTTATCTTTGCTACGAGATGCAATCGAGAGAAAAAGGACACCAGGTCTTACAACTGTCGCGTGGCGGAATCGACCTACCAGCACCACCCAAAACGGCCCTCAAGACAGATCCACAAAGGGGACATCACATTAGTGCCAACGGTTAATGGCACTTTACCCATCAGGTCTCACCACAGAGCTTCTCCATCGTCATCCCCGACCCTGGAGAGGGGACAAATGAGCAGCCGACAGAGCCACCACAGCCACCAATCGCTGAACAGCCTGGTGACCATCTCCTCTAACCACGTACCTGAAAACTTCTCGCTGGAGCTCACCCATGCCACGCCAGCTGTCGAG CAGGTTTCTCAGCTTCTCTCGATGCTTCACCAGGGCCAATATCAGCCAAGGCCAAGTTTTCGAGGAAACAAGTATTCCAGAAGCTACAG ATATGCCCTACAAGATATGGATAAATTCAGCTTGAAAGACAGTGGCCGGGGTGATAGTGAAGCTGGAGACAGTGATTATGATTTGGGGAGAGAGTCTCCAATTGACAGACTTCTTGGGGAAGGATTCAGTGACCTTTTCCTTACAGATGGAAGAATTCCTGCAG CGATGCGGCTGTGCACAGAGGAGTGCAGGGTCCTGGGGCACTCTGACCAGTGCTGGATGCCACCActgccctctccctcctccgATTACAGAAGTAATATGTTCATCCCTGGGGAGGAGTTCCAGTCGCcccagcagcatctgcagcagcagcagcatcagggCCTCGAGGATGATGCCCAGGCTGCTGACGCCGGTGAGAAGAAGAAGAGCTTTTCAACATTTGGGAAGGACTGCAAGAGTGAGGAGGAGTCAGGGGACACCTGtacctcctccctcctctctgaAATGAGCAGCGTCTTCCAgcgcctgctgcctccctccctAGATGCCTACACGGAGTGCGATGAGATGGATCGCTCCAACTCGTTGGAGCGCAGGAAAGGACATTTGCCAGCCAAGACTGTAAATTATCCACCGGcagtggcagcctgggcagccaGCACACATTTCCAAAACCCTGCCAACAACGGGCCCACTCTGGGGACTCACTCGGGCGCGCAGCCTTCCTCCAAGTGGCTGCCAGCCATGGAGGAGATCCCGGAGAATTACGAGGAAGATGATTTTGACAACGTACTCAACCACCTCAGTGATGGCAAACACGAACTCATGGATGCCAGTGAGCTGGTGGCAGAAATTAACAAGCTGCTGCAAGATGTCCGGCAGAACTAA